The following are encoded together in the bacterium genome:
- the nuoL gene encoding NADH-quinone oxidoreductase subunit L: protein METALRWIVLVPLCGAAANGLLVRHLPRRAAGLLACGTVAVSFALSVRVFMRLLALEPAERLLTDTLATWLAMGKLSIDIGFTIDPLGAVMALVVSGVGLLIHIYSLGYMARDEGFTRFFAYLNLFIFAMLMLVLGENLVMLFVGWEGVGLCSYLLISFWFNDEANAAAGKKAFIVNRIGDFGFLLGMLVIGTTLLPHMSPGEGVFSFGTMAAHAPLLAPAATLIGLLLFFGATGKSAQIPLYIWLPDAMAGPTPVSALIHAATMVTAGVYMIARLHFIYVLTPTALLVVAIVGAVTALYAATIALTQNDIKKVLAYSTVSQLGYMMLACGVGAFTAGIFHLMTHAFFKALLFLGSGSVIHAMSNEQDMRLMGGLRRRMPLTWPTFMVGTVALAGIFPFAGFFSKDEILWRAFDGGGIWLWLLGFLGAGLTAFYMMRLVSLTFFGTNRASEAVKHHIHESPATMTVPLVILAVLSLTGGWIGIPHFMGGANHFERWLEPVFHPEVVVADAQGGLGTVQAIEQGALGETAAAVAIGAHVVRDATGSAHHVGAEVMEWTLASASLAWALLGLCLGWWVYGKRQAIAARLQSLAGGLPYRVLLNKYYVDEAYEATLVKPGYALSEKVLWKSVDVGLIDGLLVNGSAIAVAVVSSILRLFQNGMLRFYVYVFSTGVLAFILYFTLSA, encoded by the coding sequence GTGGAAACAGCCTTGAGATGGATCGTGCTAGTGCCGCTGTGCGGCGCCGCCGCGAACGGCCTGCTGGTGCGTCATCTGCCGCGGCGGGCGGCCGGTCTGCTCGCCTGCGGCACGGTCGCGGTCTCCTTCGCCCTGTCGGTACGCGTGTTCATGCGCCTGCTGGCGCTGGAGCCGGCCGAGCGGCTGCTGACCGACACCCTGGCCACCTGGCTCGCCATGGGCAAGCTGTCCATCGACATCGGTTTCACCATCGACCCCCTGGGCGCGGTCATGGCCCTGGTCGTTTCCGGGGTCGGGCTGTTGATCCACATCTATTCGCTCGGCTACATGGCCCGCGACGAGGGTTTCACCCGGTTCTTCGCCTACCTGAACCTCTTCATCTTCGCCATGCTGATGCTTGTGCTGGGCGAGAACCTGGTCATGCTCTTCGTCGGCTGGGAGGGCGTGGGGCTGTGCTCGTACCTGCTGATCAGCTTCTGGTTCAACGACGAGGCCAACGCGGCCGCGGGCAAGAAGGCATTCATAGTCAACCGGATCGGCGACTTCGGCTTCCTGCTCGGCATGCTGGTGATCGGCACCACCCTGCTGCCGCACATGTCGCCTGGCGAAGGGGTCTTCTCCTTCGGCACCATGGCCGCCCACGCGCCGCTGCTCGCCCCGGCGGCCACGCTGATCGGCCTGCTGCTGTTCTTCGGCGCGACCGGCAAGTCGGCGCAGATACCGCTCTACATCTGGCTGCCGGACGCCATGGCCGGTCCGACGCCCGTCTCGGCCCTGATCCACGCGGCCACCATGGTGACCGCCGGCGTCTACATGATCGCCCGCCTGCACTTCATCTACGTCCTGACGCCCACGGCGCTGCTCGTGGTGGCCATCGTCGGGGCCGTGACGGCGCTCTACGCCGCCACGATCGCCCTGACCCAGAACGACATCAAGAAGGTGCTGGCCTATTCCACCGTCAGCCAGCTCGGCTACATGATGCTGGCCTGCGGGGTGGGCGCCTTCACCGCGGGGATCTTCCATCTGATGACCCACGCGTTCTTCAAGGCGCTGCTGTTCCTGGGCAGCGGCTCGGTCATCCACGCCATGAGCAACGAGCAGGACATGCGTCTGATGGGCGGGCTGCGCCGCCGGATGCCGCTGACCTGGCCGACGTTCATGGTCGGGACGGTGGCGCTGGCCGGCATCTTCCCCTTCGCCGGCTTCTTCTCCAAGGACGAGATCCTCTGGAGAGCCTTCGACGGCGGCGGCATCTGGCTGTGGCTGCTCGGTTTCCTGGGTGCCGGTCTGACCGCCTTCTACATGATGCGCCTGGTCTCGCTGACCTTCTTCGGGACCAACCGCGCCAGCGAGGCGGTCAAGCACCACATCCACGAGTCGCCGGCGACGATGACCGTGCCGCTGGTGATTCTCGCGGTGCTGTCCCTGACGGGGGGCTGGATCGGCATTCCGCATTTCATGGGTGGCGCCAACCATTTCGAACGCTGGCTGGAGCCGGTTTTCCATCCGGAAGTCGTGGTCGCCGACGCGCAGGGCGGACTCGGAACCGTGCAGGCCATCGAGCAGGGAGCGCTGGGGGAAACGGCGGCCGCGGTGGCGATCGGAGCGCACGTGGTGCGCGACGCGACCGGAAGCGCGCATCACGTCGGCGCGGAAGTGATGGAATGGACCCTGGCCTCCGCTTCCCTGGCGTGGGCGCTGCTCGGCCTCTGCCTCGGCTGGTGGGTCTACGGCAAGCGACAAGCCATCGCCGCGAGGCTGCAATCCCTCGCGGGCGGGTTGCCGTACCGGGTGTTGCTGAACAAGTACTACGTGGACGAGGCGTACGAGGCCACCCTGGTCAAACCCGGCTACGCCCTCTCGGAGAAGGTGCTCTGGAAGTCGGTCGACGTGGGGCTGATCGACGGCCTGCTGGTCAACGGCTCGGCGATCGCGGTGGCCGTCGTGAGTTCGATCCTGCGTCTGTTCCAGAACGGGATGTTGCGATTCTACGTCTACGTCTTCTCGACGGGCGTCCTGGCATTCATACTCTACTTCACCCTGTCGGCGTAG
- the nuoK gene encoding NADH-quinone oxidoreductase subunit NuoK, whose amino-acid sequence MGLTHYLVLAAAMFLVGMAGVVIRRNSLIMLMSIEIMLCAVNVVFAAYSRMHGDLSGHVFVLMNFAVAAAEAAIGLAILVEIYRLRRTVNVDELKTLME is encoded by the coding sequence ATAGGTTTGACCCATTACCTGGTGCTGGCCGCGGCCATGTTCCTGGTGGGTATGGCCGGCGTCGTGATCCGCCGCAACAGCCTGATCATGCTCATGAGCATCGAGATCATGCTGTGCGCGGTGAACGTCGTCTTCGCCGCGTATTCCCGCATGCACGGCGATCTCTCCGGCCATGTCTTCGTGCTGATGAACTTCGCCGTGGCGGCCGCCGAGGCCGCCATCGGCCTGGCGATCCTGGTGGAGATCTACCGGCTGCGCCGGACGGTGAACGTGGACGAACTCAAGACCCTCATGGAGTAG